A single window of Aythya fuligula isolate bAytFul2 chromosome Z, bAytFul2.pri, whole genome shotgun sequence DNA harbors:
- the ARL15 gene encoding ADP-ribosylation factor-like protein 15 isoform X1: MSECIQLSFAVCRIGIYTCFRALCCKGPPPPRPEYDLVCIGLTGSGKTSLLSQLCSESPENIVSTTGFSIKAVPFQNAILNVKELGGADNIRKYWSRYYQGSQGVIFVLDSASSEDDLETARNELHSALQHPQLCTLPFLILANHQDKPAARSVQEANNKGEEMKRRKANQSPRKFLLFFVHETCSTVKGVLTDRVCQLMSPSIEWESRMLKSKK, encoded by the exons TGTTTTAGAGCACTTTGCTGCAAgggaccaccaccaccacgacCTGAATACGACTTGGTTTGCATAGGCCTCACTGGTTCCGGCAAGACAAGTCTTCTGTCACAGCTTTGCAGTGAAAGCCCAGAGAATATAGTGTCTACTACAG gtTTTAGCATAAAAGCAGTGCCATTCCAGAATGCCATCTTGAATGTAAAAGAACTTGGAG GGGCTGACAATATCAGGAAATACTGGAGTCGTTACTACCAAGGATCCCAAGGGGTAATATTTGTATTAGACAGTGCCTCCTCTGAAGATGACCTAGAAACTGCTAGGAATGAACTGCATTCAGCTCTCCAGCACCCACAGTTATGTACTTTGCCGTTTTTAATACTGGCCAATCATCAAGACAAGCCAGCAGCTCGCTCCGTACAAGAG GCAAACAACAAGGGAGAAgagatgaagagaagaaaagcaaaccagaGTCCTAGAaaattccttctcttttttgtcCATGAAACTTGTTCCACAGTGAAAGGAGTGCTTACAGACAGGGTGTGCCAGCTGATGTCACCCAGCATTGAGTGGGAAAGTAGAAtgctaaaaagcaaaaaatga
- the ARL15 gene encoding ADP-ribosylation factor-like protein 15 isoform X3: MCFRALCCKGPPPPRPEYDLVCIGLTGSGKTSLLSQLCSESPENIVSTTGFSIKAVPFQNAILNVKELGGADNIRKYWSRYYQGSQGVIFVLDSASSEDDLETARNELHSALQHPQLCTLPFLILANHQDKPAARSVQEANNKGEEMKRRKANQSPRKFLLFFVHETCSTVKGVLTDRVCQLMSPSIEWESRMLKSKK, from the exons TGTTTTAGAGCACTTTGCTGCAAgggaccaccaccaccacgacCTGAATACGACTTGGTTTGCATAGGCCTCACTGGTTCCGGCAAGACAAGTCTTCTGTCACAGCTTTGCAGTGAAAGCCCAGAGAATATAGTGTCTACTACAG gtTTTAGCATAAAAGCAGTGCCATTCCAGAATGCCATCTTGAATGTAAAAGAACTTGGAG GGGCTGACAATATCAGGAAATACTGGAGTCGTTACTACCAAGGATCCCAAGGGGTAATATTTGTATTAGACAGTGCCTCCTCTGAAGATGACCTAGAAACTGCTAGGAATGAACTGCATTCAGCTCTCCAGCACCCACAGTTATGTACTTTGCCGTTTTTAATACTGGCCAATCATCAAGACAAGCCAGCAGCTCGCTCCGTACAAGAG GCAAACAACAAGGGAGAAgagatgaagagaagaaaagcaaaccagaGTCCTAGAaaattccttctcttttttgtcCATGAAACTTGTTCCACAGTGAAAGGAGTGCTTACAGACAGGGTGTGCCAGCTGATGTCACCCAGCATTGAGTGGGAAAGTAGAAtgctaaaaagcaaaaaatga